The genomic stretch GTACTTGTTCCGGCCACGCACGGGCCACGTGAATACGTGATGGGTGAGTGACAATCGCCGAGTGTTATTCCTACCAGACGTGTTTTGTCTCAAAGTTATGTATggggctggttaggttggacatcCTTTTtagtttcgcaaaaacaaaaggTTGGACATCCTTTTATCATTAGTGTCCATGCAATGGAATGTGagtaattcaatttttttttgttacatGGGACATGTTATTTTGTTACATGGAATATGAATCGGGCTAAAGGGAGTTGCTAAGATATGGGAGGAGTAGGCATAGACGTTTAGCCACCGAGAAGTAAACGGATAAGATAATTTCAAGATCAAAACTAGCTCCAAATCTATTTTAAGCTATCCATATTTGGATTTTAAGAACTCATCGGATTATTAGATTCCGATGTGTCACCTAGGATACGGTGTAATATATGATAAAGTAAGTAGCATGCGGACATGGATTATCGCAATAACATGCAGCACACTCTGAATGTTTTAAACTGAATAATCCGGTTTTAGTGATAAAAACCAAGGCCAATTTCACATGATGAATAGCTATTAAGTTACCATTTCACCATTATGCATAGCTCTAAATTCTTATCACCAGTAAAGTGATGGTTCAACTGTTTAATTTATAAATAGACAATCCCATCGATGCTTGAATTTGAATCCAAATTATATCTCTACATAGATAATTAATTGACTGACACAAAGTTGAAGcttataaaccttatcaaattttgCAAGAAATATAATTACCAGTCCATGGCGGTATTTATTTGACTATTTTTTGCGGTCCGagcccccccccctccccacCACCCCCCTCTTTCGATCCAAATCCTTTGTTCGGGATATCGCGTTCAAATCCACAATAGGGAGATATCCGTCTGATCTGAATCTATGTTTGGTATATTCGATTCGAATATGCAACCGGGAGATATCCATCCGATCTGAATCCAGGAATCATATACGGTAAATGATGTGTCACGAGCAAAACGCGACCCATTTACACCCTTATTCTGCGTGCACAACTAGAGGCCGTGCTATTTTTCTAAAATTCAAAATCAATATTTGCGTGCTTAAAAAAATGATTGTAGTCAATAATGTATCTACAGTCTCAATAAATTTTTTTAAAAGATTATAGGCTACCAAAAAAAGAATAACAAAACATGACAAATTTATAGTTTTGTAATAGCGCTTTTCAATATAGTTAGATTCCACACATTTATCATTTTGTTGTATgaatgagaagtactccctccattcccttATATAACATGTTTTCGCCAGCTAACGTATATACTATTTTGTATTGACATTTTGCACGTTAGTAGTACAGATCATTGGCTATATCGATGTTTTTTTTTGGAACATTGAAATATAATTTTCAAATTTTATAAAGAAAGGGCCAACTAATGCAGCAGGACCTTCCTGTCAAAATGAAAGGGCCAAGTAATGCAGCAGTACCCACGCATAACAGACGTACCCACGTGTTGACGTGTATGCATTTGAATACAGCGATCGCATCGGGAACTGTACCCAAGTTTTCTACGATTTCATGTCAGTACTCACTTGCCTTGATGCCATGATGGTTTAACAATGCAAACTCTTTTTTCATGTGGTCGTTCTCGCCATCGTGAATGTTTCAAAGATTCACCTAGATATGCTAAATTCACGATGCTCCTGCAGAAAATAGCCACATGTCATCGAAAAATAAGAAATTGGTCATTGGACAGTATGTGACGTGCCCACCGCGCCGCACGGGAGACCCACGCCGCAGCCTCAGAGACAATCGTCGGCGGGACCATGCCGGGGCCATCATCCATCCAcccatgcaaccggaagaagataaGATCAGTCGTGACAGAATCGGACCGCCGGATCAGAATCCGGGGAAAAGCCATGTGGTTGGGGAGTGGCCACGACCGAGTGGTTTCCCACCGGAGCCGgaaccggcgacggcgacggtggcggcagGCAAAATCTGCAGCAAATCACGGAGGTGCTAACGAGCCGTGTCGGTCAGATCAGTCAAACCACGCACGCGCCGAACCCGCGCCCGATCGAACCCGCGCGCGTTATCCCGTTCCCGGCTCCACACCAGCTCTGCCTGCCCGCTGTGCTGTATATATACGCTCGCTCGCCACCCCACCGGCGCTCCAAAGGCCAACCAGCACAGCCGCCCGCCGCACCAGCCAGAGACGACACCCATCTCGCGTCTTCTTCGTGCGCTTTTAGCCACGGGTCGGGAGATCGAGCAGCTGCTGCAGCACAAGAGGACCGGCCGACCGGGGTTGAGCTTCAGCCAAGATGAGCTTCAGGCTTGCCGACGAGTCGTCGTGCGGCTACTCCTCCGGCGGCGACTCGGGCGACGAGGGGGACCGCTTCCCGGACAGCGCGGGAGGCCACCGCCGCCAGtccgcgccgccgcagccgccccTCATGCGGATGAACTCCGACAGCATCTACGACATGTCCGGCATGACCGCCCACCTCCCCGCAaagtaagtaccaccggccaaatcTCACAACTCTGCCCCGATGGATGAAAGCTTTTGCTGACCCCGCGAGGACGATCTCTTGCAGGAAGGGGCTGTCGGCGTACTACCAGGGCAAGTCGCAGTCCTTCGCGTGCATGTCCGAGGTGCGGAGCCTCGAGGACCTGCAGAAGAAGGAAAAGCCGCCGCGCAGGATCAAACCATGCAAGAGCTACGCAACGCTCGGAGCCGGAGGGATGCCCGCCAAGCAGGTGCCGGCGGCGAGCTCATGCGCGAACCTCGGACTCATGGCCGCCGGGAACGGCTTCGGGAGGGCTTCCCGGAATATTCCTCTTAACCAGGACTGCTACCACCAGTAGACTACCAGTGGCGGTGCGACGCCGTACGTAGAGGTGTTTTTGCCGGATGAGATCTACTCTGTTTCTGCTACTCTTGTTCGTCATCTCCGGGAGCTCTGTCTGTTTGCAGGCGCATTAGCCTGTGAACGATTTGTGAGAGAAAACTTTGCGTTTGTGATGTAAATATTGAGTACTATGTAACTGTTGTGCGGAAAAGGGAGCAAATCCAAATCAGGCGGATGTGTTTCGCTTGGGCTACTAGTACCGTGGTCCAGAAGGGGATAAGAGGCGGAGgaaaatgggcactttattacttaaCGTAATGGACCTGGCTTCTGCATAGCTAGGATGCATACTCTGTTACAACACCACACCAATGTTTAAAAAGGACAACAAAGTTCATGGAAGATCAAGACTAGCTAGGTGGAGGCAGCCGAAGGTCACGCTGgtacccatgttgggaaaaaatatccaTCGCCGCgtcctccaaccgtgaagatacctccgtaaagaggtctcgatgcTCCACCCGCTGCAAAGGCACCCAAGAATGGAGTATAGCGGTGCACCGGTAAATGACCTGCATAAAAGaggaagaaatattattgaaaatcttgtcatttctacgtagccacagcgaccaaataattgcaatcgctcccatcctaataagacgcttAAACCTTACATCCACACCATTAAGTTGCCAAATATATTGACAACACTAcggggtgggtataaggtagaccctatttgaacggctgaccatatagacctagcaaacttgcattggaagaataagtgtttgatagtctcatcatgatgacagaaTACACACTTTTTACTTacatgccagttgcgtttggcaagattatcgTTAGTGAGAATGACCCCACAAcgataccatgcaaagatttttgtTTTAAGCGGTAtcctcatcttccaaatttttgaaTTATTATCGACCGGAATATCAGGCTGAATAAGAGCATTGTACATGGATGCTACTGAGAATGAACCATTCCCGGTAAGATTCCATCAAAACACATCAGCTCCCTGCGTCAATGGAACTAACTCAAGACGCTGTAACAAATCCTGCCATGAGGTTTGTCTGGGACCAATGAGACTTCTTCTAAACGCCACATTTGGTGGGAAAGTTTCCATCACCTTAGCGATAGTATCACTTTTGTGCCGCACGATATTATACAATGCCGGATATTGTTCTCGCAGCGTGGTATTACctaaccatttatcctcccagaaacgaatttccgatccatccttaatagagaaagatccatatggaaagaaatatttctttGTGTCCATAAGTccagcccaaaaatgt from Lolium rigidum isolate FL_2022 chromosome 4, APGP_CSIRO_Lrig_0.1, whole genome shotgun sequence encodes the following:
- the LOC124649828 gene encoding uncharacterized protein LOC124649828; amino-acid sequence: MSFRLADESSCGYSSGGDSGDEGDRFPDSAGGHRRQSAPPQPPLMRMNSDSIYDMSGMTAHLPAKKGLSAYYQGKSQSFACMSEVRSLEDLQKKEKPPRRIKPCKSYATLGAGGMPAKQVPAASSCANLGLMAAGNGFGRASRNIPLNQDCYHQ